The following are from one region of the Roseobacter fucihabitans genome:
- the mdoH gene encoding glucans biosynthesis glucosyltransferase MdoH, with amino-acid sequence MTTMPPRTPMRMWAQDLSACPDQLASHANPNFGRGFGWRLALFVPALTATALLVAGMYGWLSETGMTGLEWVLLMLIGVTFIWVTLSVSTVGVAIAGLLAREKAQTRPRCDIIPLDVALLVPIYNEVPSDVFGNATAMLDDLARQNSPHRYTLFVLSDTRDDDIALDELRAFAALRASAPQGVAVHYRRRETNFDKKVGNLLDWITGWGAAYEAMLVLDADSLMTGRAIERLADELSVDPSAGLIQTFPMLIGAETVFARLQQFSNIAYGWLLAEGLAKWARSEGNYWGHNAIIRTRAFAASAGLPYLQGRKGKAELILSHDFVEAGLLRRAGWRVRFLPRVTGSFEETPGTLIDYALRDQRWCRGNLQHLRLLKTAGLHPVSRYHLFHGAVSYLLSPAWFFLLIVWALLGVDSETNVVRYFNETNPLFPDWPPEMSHIDSAVFLVIMYAMLLTPKLVGAGIIALHPKATRVYGGRGAFLMAFVVEITLSIAYAPIMMVQQTRAVLRALFGRSDAWVAQSRHAQAYPLSTLLRFHWVETILGLVLLAGLGAGLVSFWLIPIMASLCLAVPLSALSAVPLSRRLPGGLKMQSPNTIREPGIVSRARLERSRLHAMLKAARMPAE; translated from the coding sequence ATGACGACCATGCCCCCCCGCACGCCAATGCGCATGTGGGCGCAGGATCTGTCTGCCTGCCCTGACCAGCTTGCAAGCCACGCCAATCCGAACTTTGGGCGTGGCTTTGGGTGGCGACTGGCGCTTTTCGTCCCGGCCCTCACAGCGACCGCATTATTGGTTGCTGGCATGTATGGCTGGCTGTCCGAAACCGGCATGACCGGTCTGGAATGGGTCCTTTTGATGCTCATCGGGGTGACATTCATTTGGGTGACCCTCTCGGTCAGCACGGTCGGGGTTGCCATTGCCGGGCTTTTGGCACGCGAAAAGGCGCAGACCCGCCCGCGTTGTGATATCATACCGTTGGACGTGGCTTTGCTGGTGCCAATCTACAACGAGGTCCCGAGCGATGTTTTTGGCAATGCAACGGCCATGCTGGATGATCTGGCGCGCCAGAACAGCCCGCATCGCTATACGCTGTTTGTGCTCTCCGATACGCGGGATGATGACATCGCGTTGGATGAATTGCGTGCTTTTGCGGCCCTGCGCGCTTCCGCCCCACAAGGCGTCGCCGTCCATTACCGCAGGCGTGAAACCAATTTCGACAAAAAGGTCGGGAACCTGCTGGATTGGATCACCGGCTGGGGGGCCGCCTATGAGGCGATGCTTGTGCTGGATGCGGACAGCCTGATGACGGGGCGCGCGATTGAGCGGCTTGCCGATGAGCTCAGCGTTGATCCCAGCGCCGGTCTGATCCAGACCTTTCCGATGCTGATCGGGGCCGAAACCGTTTTCGCCCGTCTGCAACAGTTCTCTAACATCGCCTATGGCTGGCTGCTGGCCGAAGGTCTGGCCAAATGGGCGCGCAGCGAGGGCAATTACTGGGGCCATAACGCGATTATCCGTACCCGCGCCTTTGCGGCCTCCGCCGGGCTGCCGTATTTGCAGGGGCGCAAGGGCAAGGCGGAGTTGATCCTGAGCCATGATTTCGTCGAAGCCGGGTTGCTGCGCCGCGCAGGGTGGCGGGTGCGCTTCCTGCCGCGCGTGACGGGCAGTTTCGAGGAAACCCCCGGCACGCTGATTGATTACGCGCTGCGCGATCAACGCTGGTGTCGCGGCAATCTGCAACATCTGCGCCTGCTGAAAACCGCCGGGCTGCATCCGGTCTCGCGCTATCATCTGTTCCACGGCGCGGTCAGCTATCTGCTCTCGCCCGCCTGGTTTTTCCTGCTGATTGTCTGGGCCTTGCTGGGCGTGGATTCCGAGACCAACGTTGTGCGGTATTTCAACGAAACCAACCCGCTGTTCCCCGACTGGCCCCCCGAGATGAGCCATATCGATTCAGCCGTCTTTCTGGTCATCATGTACGCCATGCTGCTGACGCCCAAGCTGGTTGGCGCGGGCATCATCGCGCTGCACCCCAAGGCCACCAGGGTCTATGGCGGGCGCGGTGCGTTCCTGATGGCCTTTGTGGTCGAGATCACCCTCTCCATCGCCTATGCGCCGATCATGATGGTACAGCAAACCCGCGCGGTGTTGCGGGCGCTCTTTGGGCGCTCAGATGCCTGGGTGGCGCAATCGCGTCACGCGCAGGCCTATCCGCTCTCGACCCTGCTGCGCTTCCACTGGGTGGAAACCATCCTTGGTCTGGTGCTTTTGGCGGGCTTGGGTGCGGGGCTGGTATCGTTCTGGCTGATCCCGATTATGGCGAGCCTCTGCCTTGCGGTGCCGCTCTCCGCCCTGAGCGCCGTACCGCTATCACGCAGGCTGCCGGGAGGGCTGAAAATGCAAAGCCCCAACACGATCCGCGAACCCGGCATCGTCAGCCGCGCCCGCCTGGAACGCTCCCGTCTTCACGCCATGCTGAAAGCGGCGCGCATGCCTGCGGAATAA
- a CDS encoding YHS domain-containing (seleno)protein, with protein MNRFPLKIAGIAIALTIASSAWAGDQYVDPTGFAVSGYDVVAYFDLDQNAVGQSQPAAIPGNKNITATHNGATFAFSTEANKAAFEANPEKYLPQYDGHCAYGVAKGGKVPGNPNLWRILDGKLYLNITQNVVGFWEEDIPGNLELSENNWVSIEADPASDRAIPQFESSAPVN; from the coding sequence ATGAATCGTTTTCCCCTCAAAATCGCCGGTATCGCGATTGCTTTGACCATCGCGTCTTCCGCTTGGGCGGGTGATCAATATGTTGATCCGACAGGGTTTGCCGTGTCGGGCTATGACGTGGTCGCCTATTTTGATCTGGACCAGAATGCCGTTGGTCAATCCCAACCCGCAGCCATCCCGGGCAACAAGAACATCACCGCCACTCATAATGGCGCGACGTTTGCCTTCTCCACAGAGGCCAATAAAGCCGCCTTTGAAGCCAACCCCGAAAAGTACTTGCCGCAATATGACGGGCATTGTGCCTACGGTGTTGCCAAGGGCGGCAAGGTACCGGGCAACCCGAACCTGTGGCGTATTCTGGACGGAAAACTCTATCTCAACATCACGCAAAATGTGGTTGGTTTCTGGGAAGAGGACATTCCGGGCAACCTGGAGCTATCGGAAAACAACTGGGTCAGCATTGAAGCAGATCCCGCCTCCGACCGCGCCATCCCGCAGTTTGAAAGTTCTGCGCCGGTGAATTGA
- a CDS encoding thiamine pyrophosphate-binding protein, with protein MPSSSTIRAADAVARRLYAQGCRYAFGMPGGEVLTLIDALEDAGISFVLAKHENAAAFMAEGAYHRTGAPAILVATVGPGALNGVNAVANAHQDRVPMIVLAGAVDGDEAQSYTHQVLDQQAVFRPITKASFSLVPGAAHIIIDKAIGIATEGRPGPVHIDVPIAVADTQVPANAAPARPKASPVAPTGGDLETARLWLSEAKRPVIIAGLDAMVEGAGDALMRFAETYNVPVITTYKAKGLIPEDHPLSLGGAGLSPLADRHLLPLIEKADLILCVGYDPIEMRTGWRNIWNPLQQRVIDIIAEPNHHYMHQASLNFIADCAASLDALAHDTQAQAQETWPGGEIAATQSALSAAFPSDEPWGPGAVMDTCRKVLPRTTLATVDSGAHRILLSQMWHCYEPRGLTQSTALCTMGCAIPLAMGTKLADPERPVISFCGDAGFLMVAGELSTAAELALKPIILVFVDASLSLIELKQRSRQMKNRGVDFAKHDFAAMGVAFAGAGHTVTNRAELSTALQTAMTADTFTVIAAVIERGAYDGRI; from the coding sequence ATGCCGTCATCTTCCACGATCCGGGCCGCGGATGCCGTTGCGCGCCGCCTTTATGCGCAGGGGTGCCGCTATGCGTTCGGGATGCCGGGCGGCGAGGTTCTGACCCTGATCGACGCGCTTGAGGATGCCGGGATCAGCTTTGTTCTGGCCAAACACGAAAACGCCGCCGCCTTCATGGCCGAAGGGGCCTATCACCGCACTGGTGCGCCTGCCATTCTGGTGGCCACGGTGGGTCCAGGGGCGCTTAACGGGGTCAATGCGGTCGCCAATGCGCATCAGGACCGCGTGCCGATGATCGTGCTGGCGGGGGCCGTGGACGGCGATGAGGCGCAGAGCTACACGCATCAGGTTCTCGACCAGCAAGCCGTGTTTCGCCCCATTACCAAGGCCAGTTTCTCGCTTGTCCCCGGTGCGGCGCATATCATCATCGACAAGGCCATCGGCATTGCCACCGAAGGGCGCCCCGGCCCCGTGCATATCGACGTCCCGATCGCCGTGGCCGATACGCAGGTGCCCGCGAATGCCGCCCCTGCCCGGCCCAAGGCCTCCCCGGTTGCGCCCACGGGGGGCGATCTGGAAACGGCCCGCTTGTGGCTATCCGAGGCCAAACGGCCCGTCATCATCGCCGGGCTGGATGCGATGGTGGAGGGGGCGGGTGACGCGCTTATGCGATTTGCCGAAACCTACAATGTGCCGGTCATCACGACCTATAAGGCCAAGGGCTTGATACCTGAGGACCACCCGCTTTCACTGGGCGGTGCGGGTCTGTCTCCCTTGGCGGACCGTCATCTTTTACCCTTGATCGAAAAGGCCGATCTCATTCTTTGTGTCGGCTATGATCCCATCGAAATGCGCACCGGATGGCGCAACATCTGGAACCCATTGCAGCAACGCGTGATCGACATCATAGCCGAGCCGAACCACCATTACATGCATCAGGCCAGCCTGAATTTCATCGCCGATTGCGCCGCCAGTCTGGATGCGCTCGCGCACGACACGCAAGCGCAAGCGCAAGAAACCTGGCCCGGTGGCGAGATCGCGGCCACGCAATCGGCGCTCTCGGCGGCCTTTCCCAGCGATGAGCCATGGGGACCCGGTGCGGTAATGGACACCTGCCGCAAGGTTCTGCCACGCACCACGCTGGCAACGGTCGACAGCGGCGCGCATCGCATTCTGCTCAGCCAGATGTGGCACTGCTATGAGCCGCGCGGGCTGACGCAATCCACCGCCCTTTGCACGATGGGCTGTGCCATACCGCTGGCCATGGGCACGAAACTCGCCGACCCGGAACGCCCAGTGATCAGCTTTTGCGGCGATGCGGGGTTCCTGATGGTTGCAGGGGAATTGTCCACCGCGGCGGAACTGGCCCTGAAACCCATCATCCTCGTCTTTGTTGATGCCTCCCTGTCGCTGATCGAACTCAAGCAACGCTCCCGCCAGATGAAAAACCGCGGTGTGGATTTCGCCAAACATGATTTTGCAGCTATGGGTGTCGCCTTTGCCGGCGCGGGGCATACGGTCACGAACCGCGCGGAATTGAGCACCGCGCTACAAACCGCAATGACGGCGGACACCTTCACCGTCATCGCGGCGGTGATCGAACGCGGAGCCTATGATGGTCGTATCTGA
- a CDS encoding CoA transferase, protein MVVSDTPMALDGLVVLDLSRILAGPTATQILGDLGATVIKVENPKSKGDDTRGWGPNYAMDADGKRTDLSAYFMAANRNKLSISVDLSTAEGQDTIRHLAARADVVVENYKPGGLAKYGLDHDTLLKAHPALVYCSISGFGQTGPNREQPGYDLMAQGYGGIMSLTGAPDGPPMKVGVGIADVMCGMYATIGILAALRHRDASGEGQHIDLSLVDAQMAWLINEGTNFLTSGTLPERRGNAHPNIVPYDAFPCADGHVLLAVGNDAQFARFCDVVGLERLAHDPDYTTNLARIENRVTLTKLITDALAPLSRDAVLAKCHSVKVPAGPIHTVAEALHSDQAQARGSVVKLKATNTAKGSVDVLANPLKFSRTPVQYRHAPPRFGQDTQKVFDMFGIPPKAE, encoded by the coding sequence ATGGTCGTATCTGACACCCCCATGGCACTGGATGGCCTCGTCGTTCTCGACCTCAGCCGTATTTTGGCGGGACCCACCGCAACACAGATATTGGGCGATCTTGGCGCAACCGTGATCAAGGTCGAAAACCCCAAATCAAAGGGGGATGACACGCGCGGCTGGGGTCCGAATTACGCGATGGACGCGGACGGCAAACGCACGGATCTGTCGGCCTATTTCATGGCGGCCAACCGCAACAAGCTGTCCATTTCCGTTGATCTGTCCACGGCGGAGGGTCAGGACACCATCCGCCACCTCGCCGCCCGTGCGGATGTGGTGGTCGAGAATTATAAACCCGGCGGCTTGGCCAAGTATGGTCTGGATCACGACACGCTGCTCAAGGCCCACCCCGCTCTAGTCTATTGCTCGATTTCCGGTTTCGGGCAAACCGGGCCGAACCGAGAACAACCCGGCTATGACCTTATGGCACAAGGCTACGGCGGGATCATGTCGCTGACCGGCGCGCCCGATGGCCCCCCGATGAAAGTCGGCGTGGGGATCGCGGATGTTATGTGCGGGATGTATGCCACCATCGGCATCCTTGCCGCTCTGCGCCACCGCGACGCCAGCGGCGAAGGGCAGCATATCGATCTCAGCCTTGTGGATGCGCAAATGGCCTGGCTGATCAATGAGGGCACCAACTTCCTGACCTCGGGCACATTGCCCGAACGCCGTGGCAATGCGCATCCCAACATTGTGCCCTATGACGCCTTTCCCTGTGCGGATGGGCATGTGTTGCTGGCGGTTGGCAATGATGCGCAATTCGCGCGGTTTTGCGATGTGGTGGGTCTGGAGCGACTGGCGCATGATCCCGATTATACAACCAACCTTGCGCGTATCGAGAACCGCGTGACGCTGACCAAACTGATCACGGACGCGCTGGCACCCTTGTCACGCGACGCAGTTTTGGCCAAATGTCACAGCGTAAAAGTGCCCGCCGGTCCGATCCATACCGTGGCCGAGGCGCTGCACTCGGATCAGGCACAGGCGCGCGGCAGCGTCGTCAAGCTCAAAGCCACCAATACGGCAAAAGGGTCGGTCGACGTGCTGGCCAACCCACTCAAATTCTCGCGCACCCCGGTGCAATACCGCCACGCGCCACCGCGTTTCGGACAAGACACCCAAAAGGTATTCGACATGTTTGGCATTCCGCCCAAAGCGGAGTGA
- a CDS encoding rhodanese-like domain-containing protein has translation MAKKVPPANSATPSPRLSRRGVLALGAIGIVTGGAGAARWFNIWAENGEAALSAAEAHQAALAGEVTLIDIRRPDEWALTGVGEGAIPIDMRRGDFIEALMHVVRGDTTRPVALICARGVRSHHQGAKLLSAGFTRIIDVPEGMLGSGAGPGWIKRGLPVRRKG, from the coding sequence TTGGCAAAAAAGGTTCCCCCTGCCAACTCTGCAACACCCTCGCCGCGTCTGTCGCGGCGAGGCGTTTTGGCGTTGGGGGCCATCGGCATCGTCACCGGTGGGGCAGGTGCGGCGCGCTGGTTCAATATCTGGGCCGAGAACGGTGAAGCTGCCCTATCCGCTGCGGAGGCACATCAAGCCGCATTGGCCGGAGAGGTTACACTGATCGATATCAGACGCCCGGATGAATGGGCACTGACCGGCGTCGGCGAGGGGGCGATTCCTATCGACATGCGGCGCGGCGATTTCATCGAGGCTTTGATGCATGTGGTGCGGGGGGATACCACGCGCCCTGTCGCGCTGATCTGTGCGCGGGGGGTGCGCTCACATCACCAGGGCGCGAAACTCCTGAGCGCCGGGTTTACGCGTATTATTGATGTTCCTGAAGGGATGCTTGGATCTGGTGCAGGACCCGGCTGGATCAAACGCGGCTTGCCGGTGCGGCGCAAGGGCTGA
- a CDS encoding GcrA family cell cycle regulator, translated as MSWTDDRVELLKKMWGEGQSASQIAKELGGVTRNAVIGKVHRLGLSNRATASATAKTDAKPKPAPKAEAKAKPAPKPAEPATAKADPPPPPVKLPARKQIIPAGQPLPPQPSANEISPEALAKVSEIEKKAKRLGLMELTERTCKWPVGDPATEDFWFCGLPVQQGKPYCEAHVGVAFQPMSSRRDRRR; from the coding sequence ATGTCTTGGACGGACGATCGCGTAGAACTGCTCAAAAAGATGTGGGGCGAAGGACAATCCGCCAGCCAGATCGCCAAGGAGTTGGGTGGTGTAACGCGCAACGCGGTCATCGGCAAGGTACACAGGTTGGGCCTGTCCAACCGCGCCACCGCCTCCGCGACAGCCAAGACGGACGCCAAGCCCAAACCCGCCCCAAAGGCAGAAGCCAAGGCCAAGCCCGCACCCAAACCCGCCGAACCGGCGACTGCCAAGGCCGACCCGCCTCCGCCGCCCGTCAAGCTGCCGGCGCGCAAGCAGATCATTCCGGCCGGTCAACCGCTGCCGCCGCAGCCCTCGGCCAATGAGATCAGTCCGGAAGCCCTGGCCAAAGTCTCCGAGATCGAGAAAAAGGCTAAGCGCCTAGGTCTGATGGAATTGACCGAACGCACCTGCAAATGGCCCGTCGGCGATCCCGCCACAGAGGATTTCTGGTTCTGTGGTCTGCCCGTGCAACAGGGCAAGCCCTATTGCGAGGCCCATGTCGGCGTGGCGTTCCAGCCGATGTCATCACGCCGCGACCGGCGCCGCTAA
- a CDS encoding tetratricopeptide repeat protein, which translates to MMFDICQSPVTLSSTQALDHWNGMIRAFLAHGTTTPTHLGALLQSHPEFAMGHAARGLFSLMLGRAELIPVAREAAKTARAALQISGASTREILWVDALDHWLAGRPSGAILAMEDVLSQYPTDTLSAKVSHAIRFVLGDAKGMRASVENVLDAHGADHACRGYLLGCHAFALEETGAYDHAERAGREGMLLAPDDAWGLHAITHVYDMTARPELGIGLIETHTAAWDHCNNFRYHVWWHKALLHMDQGQLDVALGLYDAQIRADKTDDYRDISNATSLLMRLELEGVDVGPRWEELADLAQNRTDDGCVVFADLHYMLALAGAQRPEAQDAMARRFARDAAKIGEMPALYKDPGVAALAGLNAFAEGRYDAAFGDLMSARPAMQSIGGSHAQRDVFERLTIDAGLRAGRYEQTEAVLRARLAQRAGCEDRFTHTRLASLHEARRIPAQ; encoded by the coding sequence ATGATGTTTGATATTTGTCAGAGCCCTGTGACGCTCTCCTCTACGCAGGCACTTGACCACTGGAACGGGATGATCCGCGCGTTCCTGGCACATGGCACGACCACACCGACCCATCTTGGTGCCCTGCTGCAAAGCCATCCGGAGTTCGCCATGGGACATGCAGCGCGGGGGTTGTTTTCCCTGATGCTGGGGCGAGCCGAGTTGATCCCGGTTGCGCGGGAGGCGGCCAAAACCGCGCGGGCGGCTTTGCAAATATCCGGGGCATCCACACGTGAAATCCTCTGGGTGGATGCGCTTGATCATTGGTTGGCGGGACGTCCGTCCGGCGCGATCCTGGCCATGGAAGACGTGCTGAGCCAGTACCCGACAGATACGTTAAGTGCCAAGGTCAGCCACGCCATCAGATTCGTTCTGGGTGACGCCAAGGGCATGCGCGCCTCCGTGGAAAATGTGCTGGATGCGCATGGTGCGGATCACGCGTGCCGGGGGTATCTGCTGGGATGTCACGCCTTCGCGCTGGAAGAGACGGGTGCCTATGATCACGCCGAGCGCGCCGGGCGCGAGGGGATGCTTCTGGCACCGGATGATGCCTGGGGGTTGCACGCGATTACCCATGTTTATGACATGACCGCGCGCCCCGAACTGGGCATCGGCCTGATCGAAACACATACCGCAGCCTGGGATCACTGTAACAACTTCCGCTATCATGTCTGGTGGCACAAAGCCCTGCTGCACATGGATCAGGGCCAGCTTGACGTGGCGCTGGGGCTTTATGACGCGCAAATCCGTGCGGATAAAACGGATGACTACCGCGATATTTCAAATGCGACCTCGTTGCTGATGCGGCTGGAGCTGGAGGGCGTGGATGTCGGCCCGCGCTGGGAAGAATTGGCGGATCTGGCGCAAAACCGCACGGATGATGGCTGCGTGGTCTTTGCCGATCTGCACTACATGCTCGCGCTGGCCGGGGCGCAGCGCCCGGAGGCTCAAGACGCCATGGCCCGGCGGTTCGCACGCGATGCGGCAAAAATCGGCGAAATGCCTGCGCTTTACAAGGATCCCGGTGTTGCGGCACTCGCCGGTCTGAACGCCTTTGCTGAGGGGCGTTATGATGCGGCATTCGGCGACCTTATGAGCGCACGCCCTGCCATGCAGAGCATCGGGGGCAGCCACGCCCAGCGCGATGTGTTCGAACGGCTCACCATTGATGCGGGCCTGCGCGCCGGGCGATATGAGCAGACAGAAGCCGTTTTGCGCGCCCGCCTGGCCCAGCGTGCCGGGTGCGAGGATCGCTTTACCCATACCCGTTTGGCTTCGCTTCATGAGGCCCGGCGGATCCCCGCACAGTGA
- a CDS encoding OpgC domain-containing protein: MTLADPSYIAPRTGTTTQATPVVKQRDVRLDFFRGIAMFIILFAHTPGNFFTSWIPARWGFSDATEIFVFCSGMASAIAFGRAYDTVGWRLGTARVSFRVWQVYWAHIGLFFAVATLLAAIDMTGAYDKVYIGTLNLWKFFADPGPQLVGLLTLTYVPNYFDILPMYMVVLAMMPVIMALSRVHLGLVALFIGGTWFFAQQHLLGGLGLAALHFELPAEPWSDRSWFFNPFAWQLIFFSGFAFMRGWLPKPPVSPILIGLALALVLINVPLSNIGVREFGFEWARDWRIANKAWISKSDFGLLRYVHFLALAYLCWVAAGDKGMRLLTTGTSALSRLWQRILAIILKVGQQSLAVFIVSMFTARVSGFVMDVVGRDTWTVVAVNFAGMGVLVLTAYGAGWYKSQPWRKKVV; encoded by the coding sequence ATGACGCTTGCTGACCCCTCATATATTGCACCCCGCACCGGTACGACCACGCAAGCGACGCCCGTGGTGAAACAGCGTGACGTGCGTCTTGATTTCTTTCGCGGTATCGCGATGTTCATCATCCTTTTTGCCCATACACCGGGGAATTTTTTCACCTCCTGGATACCGGCGCGATGGGGCTTTTCGGATGCGACGGAAATCTTCGTGTTCTGCTCGGGCATGGCGTCGGCCATCGCCTTTGGGCGGGCCTATGACACGGTGGGCTGGCGTCTGGGCACGGCGCGGGTAAGTTTTCGCGTCTGGCAGGTCTATTGGGCGCATATCGGGCTGTTTTTCGCAGTGGCAACGCTGCTGGCAGCAATCGATATGACGGGGGCTTATGACAAGGTCTATATTGGCACGCTGAACCTGTGGAAGTTCTTTGCCGATCCCGGCCCACAGCTTGTCGGGCTTTTGACGCTGACCTATGTGCCGAATTATTTCGATATTCTGCCGATGTATATGGTCGTTCTGGCGATGATGCCCGTGATCATGGCGCTGTCACGGGTGCATTTGGGACTGGTTGCTCTGTTCATCGGCGGTACGTGGTTTTTTGCGCAACAACATCTGCTTGGTGGCCTTGGCCTTGCGGCTCTCCATTTTGAATTACCCGCGGAACCCTGGTCAGATCGTTCCTGGTTTTTCAATCCCTTCGCATGGCAGCTGATCTTCTTCTCCGGCTTTGCCTTCATGCGCGGCTGGCTGCCCAAACCGCCCGTCTCACCGATCCTGATCGGCCTGGCGCTGGCACTTGTGCTGATCAACGTGCCGCTTTCCAACATCGGCGTGCGCGAATTTGGCTTCGAGTGGGCGCGTGACTGGCGCATCGCCAATAAGGCGTGGATTTCCAAATCTGACTTCGGATTGCTGCGCTATGTGCATTTTCTGGCCTTGGCCTATCTGTGCTGGGTGGCCGCCGGGGACAAGGGTATGCGCCTTTTGACCACCGGGACCAGCGCGCTGTCGCGACTATGGCAGCGCATCCTGGCGATCATTCTCAAGGTCGGACAGCAATCGCTGGCGGTCTTCATCGTCAGCATGTTCACCGCACGGGTCAGCGGGTTCGTGATGGATGTTGTGGGGCGCGATACCTGGACGGTGGTCGCGGTCAATTTTGCCGGAATGGGGGTTCTGGTTCTGACAGCTTATGGCGCGGGATGGTATAAATCCCAACCCTGGCGCAAGAAGGTGGTTTGA
- a CDS encoding glucan biosynthesis protein G: MLRRDVLKSLAALAAVPAAGFAGEPGLQLGDALPFDGDTVRATAKALATQEYQPRPLIPESWRNLSYDQYRKIWFDGRNAVWEDTDKPQRVDVLAPGLYFPQAVEINVVENGMARPLAFDMAVFDSTDKFPDVEIDATLGYSGLRLRAELENTGIFQEYAVFQGASYFRGIGTDETYGLSARGLALKTGDPMGEEFPDFTRFWMETPAAGAGAVVLHALLDSPSCTGAYRFEIAPGDTLRMSVSAEIFARTEITHVGIAPLTSMFLFDETMRQRFDDFRPAVHDNDGLLIHNGAGEVIWRPLANPLTLQISAFSDNNPRGFGLMQRPRKFSDYADLEALYHARPSAWITPQEDWGPGAVTLVEIPADLEIYDNIVAYWRPSAPIAAGQSHKMNYLLDWGDDPAPQVDTPLRVLGTAIGGRPEGGKIVTIDFEDAALVPQDLDQLEIVLRSSAGTLTRGLVQRNPETNGPRLAFTFEPEDARYIEFRAQLRLNNAPLSEVWLYRWTTG; this comes from the coding sequence ATGCTGCGCCGTGATGTTCTGAAATCTCTGGCGGCTTTGGCTGCCGTTCCCGCTGCGGGTTTCGCAGGGGAACCGGGGTTGCAACTGGGCGATGCGCTTCCTTTTGACGGCGATACCGTCCGGGCGACGGCCAAGGCGCTGGCGACACAAGAATACCAGCCCCGCCCCCTGATCCCCGAAAGCTGGCGCAACCTGAGCTATGATCAATACCGAAAGATTTGGTTTGATGGTCGCAACGCGGTCTGGGAGGACACTGACAAGCCCCAAAGGGTCGATGTCCTGGCACCCGGGCTCTATTTTCCGCAGGCGGTTGAGATCAATGTTGTCGAAAACGGCATGGCGCGTCCCCTGGCCTTTGATATGGCGGTGTTTGACAGCACCGACAAATTTCCCGACGTCGAGATTGACGCGACATTGGGCTATTCCGGTCTGCGCCTGCGCGCCGAATTGGAAAACACCGGCATCTTTCAGGAATACGCCGTGTTTCAGGGCGCGAGCTATTTTCGCGGTATCGGGACGGATGAAACCTATGGCCTCTCCGCACGCGGCCTTGCGCTCAAAACGGGCGATCCGATGGGCGAGGAGTTTCCCGATTTTACCCGGTTCTGGATGGAAACACCGGCGGCGGGGGCGGGCGCGGTCGTGTTGCATGCCTTGCTCGATAGCCCAAGCTGCACGGGGGCCTACCGTTTCGAGATTGCACCGGGGGACACGCTGCGCATGTCGGTCTCGGCTGAAATCTTTGCGCGCACCGAGATAACCCATGTCGGCATCGCACCGCTCACATCAATGTTCCTGTTTGATGAAACCATGCGCCAGCGGTTTGATGATTTCCGCCCCGCCGTGCATGACAATGACGGTTTGCTGATCCACAATGGCGCGGGCGAAGTCATCTGGCGTCCTCTGGCCAATCCGCTCACGCTCCAGATCAGCGCCTTTTCGGACAATAATCCGCGTGGCTTTGGCCTGATGCAACGCCCGCGTAAATTCAGCGATTATGCGGATCTCGAAGCGCTTTATCATGCGCGCCCCTCGGCCTGGATCACACCGCAAGAAGACTGGGGGCCAGGTGCCGTGACGTTGGTCGAAATCCCCGCCGATCTGGAAATCTATGACAATATCGTCGCCTATTGGCGCCCCTCGGCCCCGATTGCCGCCGGGCAAAGCCACAAGATGAACTACCTACTTGACTGGGGCGATGATCCGGCACCCCAGGTTGATACGCCCCTGCGCGTGCTTGGTACGGCCATCGGCGGGCGCCCCGAGGGTGGCAAGATCGTCACGATTGATTTCGAGGACGCCGCCCTTGTGCCGCAGGACCTCGATCAACTGGAAATCGTGCTGCGCAGCAGCGCCGGAACCCTGACGCGCGGTCTTGTGCAAAGAAATCCGGAAACAAATGGGCCCCGGCTGGCGTTTACCTTTGAGCCGGAAGATGCGCGCTACATTGAGTTCCGGGCACAGCTGCGTTTGAACAACGCCCCCCTGAGTGAAGTGTGGTTATATAGGTGGACCACCGGGTGA